CTCGGCACCGCGGGAGCGGCGTCGCATTCTGAGCCTGCTCGACGAGCTGCCCTCCGGGCACGGAGTGCGTACGCCGGAGGACGCCGTCGCCGTTCTGGCGTGGCGGGCACCGAGGCGCGGAGGCCGACTCCGCGACGACCTCGTGCGCTGGACCCTTTCCGAGGCGACCGCGTTGGGCATCATCGCACTCGGCGGTTTGACCACTGCCGGGCGCGCACTCCTCGAAGGCGATGCGAACGAGGCTGCGAGGCTGCTGGGGACTGCTCTGCCGGAACCGCTCGACCATGTGATGGTGCAGGCCGACCTGACCGTGGTCGCGGCCGGACGACTGGAGCCGGACTTGGCCTCCGAGATGAACCTCGTCGCCGACGTCGAATCCGCGGGCAGCGCGACCGTGTACCGGATCAGCGAGGCCAGCGTCCGCCGCGCGCTGGACGCCGGACGCAGCGCGGACGACCTGCACGCCCTGTTCCGAAATCGCTCGCGCACTCCCGTTCCGCAGTCCCTGACCTACCTTGTCGACGACGTCGCCCGCAGACACGGAAGGCTCCGCGCCGGTACCGCCTCGTCCTTCCTGCGCTGCGACGACCCCGTCCTGCTCGCCGAAGTGCTCGCCAACCCCGCAGTATCCGGACTGGAGCTGCGCAGGATCGCACCGACCATCCTGATCAGTCCGCTGCCGCTGGGCGAAGTGGTCGGCGGACTACAGACGGCCGGGTTCGCTCCCGTAGCGGAAGGGCCGGACGGCCGGGTGCTGGACCTGCGACCCGGTGCACGGCGCGTGAGCGGGCGAGGCCGGGCGGCACAGCCCCCGGCTCCCGCATCGACACCCGACGAGGAGCAACTCGCGGAACGGGTACGCACGATGCGCGCGGGCGACCACGCCGCGGCGGCACGGCGCGGCGACACCGTGGTTCCCGAGCGCGGGCGCCCCAGCGCCACGGCGACGCTGGCGCTGCTCCAGGACGCGGCACGGCAGCGCCGGAGCGTCTGGCTCGGCTTCGTCGACGCCCACGGTGGGGCGACCCAGCGCGTCGTGGAGCCGGTCAGCGTCGGCGGCGGCGTGCTGCAGGGCTTCGACCAGGGACTCGGTGAAGTGGGCAGCTTCCCGCTGCACCGCATTACCTCGGTCGCCGTCGTCGAGGAGTGACCCCGCTGATTTTTGCAGTTTCGCGCGAAACTGCATTTTTATCGTCCCGCCAGGGGGCGGTCACCCGGAAGCCGTGGCCATGCGTTGCCGCATGGCATGCTGCACCAGCGTGATCAGGGTTTCCTTGGTCGACTCCTTCTCCCGGGCGTCGCAGCACAGGATGGGTACCGACTCGTCGATGGTCAGCGCCTCCCGCACGTCTTCCACGCGGTGATGCAGGACGCCGTCGAATGTGTTCACCGCCACGACGTACGGCAATTGCCGGTCATCGAAGAAGTCGATCGAGGCGAACGCGTCCGCGAGCCTGCGGGTGTCGACGAGCACGACCGCGCCGATCGCACCACGCACCAGGTCGTCCCACATGAACCAGAAACGATGCTGGCCCGGTGTGCCGAACAGGTACAAGATGAGGTCGGAATCCAGCGAGACGCGGCCGAAGTCCATCGCCACGGTCGTCGTCGACTTGGCCGGGGTCGCGGAGAGGTCGTCGACCTCCACACTCGCCTCGGTCATGACCGCTTCGGTCGTCAACGGCAGGATCTCGGACACCGACCCGACAAAGGTCGTCTTACCGACACCGAAACCACCGGCGACCACGATCTTCGTCGAGGTCTTGTCGCCGCCTTGGTTTCCGGCCATCCCGGGGGGATCAGAGTCTGCGAAGCCCACTGAGCACCCTTTCCAAGAACTCCATGGACGGCCGGTCGCCCACGACCATTCCACTCTCGTGAATTTGAACCAGGCCGAGACCGGCCATGTCACCGATCAACACCCGCACCACACCGAGTGGCAGGCGCAGATGGGCCGAGATCTCGGCTACCGAGCGAGTATCCGTGCACAACCCACAAATGGAGCGGTGCTCGGGCGTGGCCTGCGCGGTCTGCGTACGGCCTCGCTCACTGGTCGACACCAGCGTTTCGATAGCCAGATCGTATTCCGTGCGGGTACGTCCCCGTGTTCGGGCGTACGGCCGCATCAGGGATCCGACGTCGTCCGACCCGTCATCGTCCGATGCCGCCTGGCCGGGTATGGACGGCATCGATCCGGAGATGGACGGCATCGACTGCGAGATCGGAGACATCGGCTTGGAGATCGACGGCATCGACACGGCCCCCGAGTCCGGATACTGCTCCGAACCGGACCGGTCACCGGCATCCGCCCGCTCCGAGCCGTAGCCGGAGCCGAACAGGTCGGCACCCGGACCACCGAACAGGCCACGCTCGTAATCGCCCGTCCGCTCGGTCTGCCCACGAGAGTCGGAACCCGGCTCCTCCTCGCGTGGACCATCGAGGAAGTCGTCCTGCCAGGAATCCGAGCCCATCCGATTGCTGTACAACCGGAAGAGATCACCATCCCAGTTGGGATCGGCGCCCTCGCTC
This Haloactinomyces albus DNA region includes the following protein-coding sequences:
- a CDS encoding GTP-binding protein, translated to MGFADSDPPGMAGNQGGDKTSTKIVVAGGFGVGKTTFVGSVSEILPLTTEAVMTEASVEVDDLSATPAKSTTTVAMDFGRVSLDSDLILYLFGTPGQHRFWFMWDDLVRGAIGAVVLVDTRRLADAFASIDFFDDRQLPYVVAVNTFDGVLHHRVEDVREALTIDESVPILCCDAREKESTKETLITLVQHAMRQRMATASG
- a CDS encoding DUF742 domain-containing protein, with translation MSEGADPNWDGDLFRLYSNRMGSDSWQDDFLDGPREEEPGSDSRGQTERTGDYERGLFGGPGADLFGSGYGSERADAGDRSGSEQYPDSGAVSMPSISKPMSPISQSMPSISGSMPSIPGQAASDDDGSDDVGSLMRPYARTRGRTRTEYDLAIETLVSTSERGRTQTAQATPEHRSICGLCTDTRSVAEISAHLRLPLGVVRVLIGDMAGLGLVQIHESGMVVGDRPSMEFLERVLSGLRRL
- a CDS encoding helicase-associated domain-containing protein encodes the protein MPGSSRADSSSPADWPSLVDWLRARSDDELLALLRARPDLATPAPADISVLATRAGVRSSVARTYEELDSFTLSVLEALVLLDADESPVSSTALAEFLGSDITRARVRRSLAVLRERALVWGEEAQLSLIPAVRETISTFPGGLGGAAPELTEARARDMLDTLDEEERRLVDALAVGPPVGRTKDANTRASLEQAQTPIQRLLARNLLLRRDSATVELPRQLALAVRGDRPMGSVEPEEPLLDARSHGQPTLDSTAAGEVLELSRHAELLIESWGEQPPDVLRSGGVGIRELRRTGKALEIDENRTALIVELAAAAGLIADSADESAEWVPTVHADTWLASAPEQRWLPLARTWMDMPRLPGLIGTRDEKDRPLGPLSEELRHPSAPRERRRILSLLDELPSGHGVRTPEDAVAVLAWRAPRRGGRLRDDLVRWTLSEATALGIIALGGLTTAGRALLEGDANEAARLLGTALPEPLDHVMVQADLTVVAAGRLEPDLASEMNLVADVESAGSATVYRISEASVRRALDAGRSADDLHALFRNRSRTPVPQSLTYLVDDVARRHGRLRAGTASSFLRCDDPVLLAEVLANPAVSGLELRRIAPTILISPLPLGEVVGGLQTAGFAPVAEGPDGRVLDLRPGARRVSGRGRAAQPPAPASTPDEEQLAERVRTMRAGDHAAAARRGDTVVPERGRPSATATLALLQDAARQRRSVWLGFVDAHGGATQRVVEPVSVGGGVLQGFDQGLGEVGSFPLHRITSVAVVEE